GGTCAAGTTTCGCCGAGAGTGGTTGAGTTATATTCCTTTCCTTGATGTGGCTTTTTCTCGCATGATGGTTAAAAAACCCCTGCCCCTTTTATGGGGTAAACAACGGTTAAAAGACTTTTTACAGGCTCAAGAACAGGCTGCGATCGCCTCTTTATTACAATCTACCACAGAAGAACAGGTTCACTACTTACCCCAAATAGTTGCCCGTCTTTCTCAACCCCTCCACTTCATCGCAGGAAAACAAGATAAAGTGATGGAACCCAAATACGTCAAACATCTAGCCAGTTTTCATGAACTATTTAAGAACCATCAAAATAACGTTTGTGAACTGGATAACTGTGGACATTTTGCCATGTTGGAACAAACAGAATTAGTACAGAAACAAATTTTAACAATTCTTGAAAAATACGAACATAATCAAAATAAAGTGTTACCATAATGGGGAGTCTTATCAAAAATTAGATCTTAAGCCAGACTAAATAAATAAAGAATGATACAAATAACGTTCTCTCCACTGCTAGGGCTTCAACAACTAAGCCTCACCAATTATTTTAAGCCCCAAGCTGTATTGAAACTTTTGTTATTTTTTAGAAAGAAAGCCAAGATCAAGGAAAAAATTTACTCATCAATATTTGTGGCTTAAACCAATTCTATTTTATTTAAAGGGTTCAGAAATTAGTTACAATATACTATTTAAACCTAGTTCTGTTCGCCCAAAATTTCCCCTCGGAAATTATCGTTTACTATTACCGTAAAAAATTTGATCTTTAGCAATGTTAAGGGAAAGTCTATGCTAGACCGCAAGATTTATCAAATGTACAAAGAAGGTTGTGATGTCTCTGTTTTCTTGCGGGATCAACAACGATGGATTGAAGATGCGCAAATCATCGGGATTGAAGGAGATGTCGTAACTATTCGTTATGAAATGGATGAAGATTACGAAAATAGTTCTTGGGAGGAGTTTGTTCGTTTAGAAAGCATTGGTGCCGTTAGTCGCAAACTCGCCTGTGTACCTCGGGGCAACACAGAAATTAATGTTTCGGAAGATTGCCCCGAGGCCGAACAAATTTATCCCCGTCGTCAAGATCAAGAATAGGTCATTGACAATTGATAATTGAGCGTTGAAAATTAAGGGAGTTGATTTATTCAACTCCTTTGACACTCATCGGGATAATATTAAATGTCTTTAGATAATTTTTTGGTTTGCGAGGAAGATTTACCTCTCAATATTTTTGAGCAATACTATCAAAGCGATGTTCTCGCCATTGATACCGAAACTATGGGTTTAGTTCCTCAGCGCGATCGCCTCTGCTTGGTTCAACTGTGCGATCGCCAAGGTTTTGTGACCGCCATTCGCATCAAAAAAAATCAAACCCAAGCTCCTAATCTCGTTAAACTATTAGAAGCGCAACATATCACCAAAATTTTCCACTTTGCCCGTTTTGACGTAGCCCAATTTTTATACACCTTTGGAGCAAAAACAGAGCCGATATTCTGTACCAAGGTAGCGAGTAAAATGGCAAGGACTTACTCCTCTAGCCATGGCTTAAAAACCATCGTCCAAGAATTAGAAGGTATAGAACTAGATAAGAAGGCTCAAAGCTCAGACTGGGGAAATGTTGCCAGTCTTTCTCCTGCACAGTTAAGCTATGCCGCCAATGATGTGCGTTATCTTATTCCCATGAGGGAAAAATTAATCGCCATGCTAGAAAGGGAAGAGCGTTGGGATTTGGCGAAAAGATGTATTGACACTATTTCCCTATTCGTAGAACTAGATTTAAACTATTACAAAGATATTTTTGAACATTAAAAAAAATCCCCCACGTTGGGGGATTTTGGGGATAAAACTTAAATCGAGCAAGTGTTGCTATAGCACCAACGGAAGAGATTACCTACCAATAGATATTTAATTGCTTCTAATACCCAATAACCTTCG
The sequence above is a segment of the Cyanobacterium stanieri PCC 7202 genome. Coding sequences within it:
- a CDS encoding hypothetical protein (KEGG: cyh:Cyan8802_1358 hypothetical protein~SPTR: Putative uncharacterized protein) — encoded protein: MLDRKIYQMYKEGCDVSVFLRDQQRWIEDAQIIGIEGDVVTIRYEMDEDYENSSWEEFVRLESIGAVSRKLACVPRGNTEINVSEDCPEAEQIYPRRQDQE
- a CDS encoding 3'-5' exonuclease (PFAM: 3'-5' exonuclease~COGs: COG0349 Ribonuclease D~InterPro IPR002562~KEGG: cyt:cce_1016 ribonuclease D~PFAM: 3'-5' exonuclease~SMART: 3'-5' exonuclease~SPTR: 3'-5' exonuclease), translating into MSLDNFLVCEEDLPLNIFEQYYQSDVLAIDTETMGLVPQRDRLCLVQLCDRQGFVTAIRIKKNQTQAPNLVKLLEAQHITKIFHFARFDVAQFLYTFGAKTEPIFCTKVASKMARTYSSSHGLKTIVQELEGIELDKKAQSSDWGNVASLSPAQLSYAANDVRYLIPMREKLIAMLEREERWDLAKRCIDTISLFVELDLNYYKDIFEH